AATATGGCTAGAATAGCTGGTGTTGACTTGCCAAGAGATAAAAGAGTTGAAGTTGGCCTAACATATATTTTTGGTATCGGTAGAAAAACATCAAACAATATATTAGCTGCTGCAGGTATCAACCCTGATACAAGAATAAAGGATTTAACAGAGGAAGAAGTTAACAATTTAAGAAGAATCATAGACGCGGATCATCATGTTGAAGGTGATTTAAGAAGAGAAATCGCT
Above is a genomic segment from Alkaliphilus oremlandii OhILAs containing:
- the rpsM gene encoding 30S ribosomal protein S13 encodes the protein MARIAGVDLPRDKRVEVGLTYIFGIGRKTSNNILAAAGINPDTRIKDLTEEEVNNLRRIIDADHHVEGDLRREIALNIKRLKEIRCYRGIRHIKGLPVRGQKTKTNARTRKGPKKTVGRKKKK